A region of the Candidatus Eisenbacteria bacterium genome:
GCGATCGATACGATCTTCTTGGCACGCCGATCGGCTTCCTCGCGCGCCTCGCTCTCGATCTGCCGGATGGACTTGGCCGCCTCGTGACGGGCCTCGTCGGTCATCTGCTCGACCAGCGAGCGACGGGCTTCCTCGCGCGTCAGGCCCGCGGTCTCCTCGAGCTTCCTTCGGACGTTCTCGACCAGGGCGGCTTGGTCGGCGCGCAGCTTCGCCAGCTCCTCCTCGCGCCGCTTGGCGTCGTCTTCGCGTCGCGCCAGCGTCCGCTCGGTCTCGGCCATGCCCTCGAGCCGGCGCGTGACCGTCTCCTCCTTCTGCGCGACCCGGCGCTCCTGGGCGGTGATCTCGCGCCGTTGCTCCTTGGCTTCGCGCTCGGCGTCGTTCTTGGCCCGCAGGACCAGCTCCTTCGCCTGGAGATCCGCTTCGCGGCGGACCGCGTCGGCCTCCTTCCGGGCCTCTTCGACCACCCGTACGGCGGTCTCGTGGCTCGCCTGAGCGACCTGTCGGGCCTGGCGACGCCGTCCCTGCTCGACGAGGAACCATGCGATGGCTCCCAGTACGAGCCCGAGAGCGAGCGCGCCGATCATGCCAGCGGTCATGTCAGCTCTCCCGAGTGCACAGTGGTCGCCGTGGGGGTCGGTAGTATCCCCCGCTCGGTCACCACTGCGTTCATGCAAACGTCCCACGGATCCTGAGGAAGGCGATCGACGACGAGCGCCTCCGCTGCGAGCCCGAAACGCGTCGCGTGACGAAGTGTCGGCAGGGCGCGATCGTAGTACCCTCGACCCGACCCGAGCCGTCCTCCGCGACGGTCGAAGGCGACCCCCGGGACGAGCACCAGCACCCCGGCCGCGTCCCCGGGCAGACGAGCCGCACCCGACGGAGGTTCCTCCACCCCGAACGGACCCGGATGGAGATCCGCGGCGACCGCTCGGCGGAACGCCAGATCGTCGCCCTCGACGCGCGGGTAGTAGGTCGGTAGCCCCTGCTCCGAAGCCCGCTTGGCGACCTCCCCCGGGTCGACCTCGTTGGCACGCGGGCTGTACAGGACGAGGTGCCTGGTCTCGCGGAACTCCGCCGACGACACGATCCAGGCGCAGATCGCCCGCGAGGCGGAGGCAACCTCGGCCTCGCTCAGCGCGCGTCGCCTGCCAGCGAACTCCCGCCGGAGGCGAGTCTTGCCTGCGTCGTCGAATCCCCCCATGAACCCTCTCGCATAGCGGGGGGATGGTCGTTCGGTGGGGTTTGCCTCAGCTCCTTCGCGCCGCCTGCGCCCAGGCGGGGCCGATGTTCGGGGGGCCATGCTGGCCCGACGTCCGGACGCTGTAAGTCATAGCACACGCCGTGGTGGCGAGAACCCCTCTTTCAGACCATCCCGTCTTCAATCTGCCGGCCCGCCTTCGATCGCGCGGGACCGGGCCATTCGGCCTCGTGGGCACTCTACGCGATGCCACCCAGGCCCGCAATGTCCGCCGGCGCCCCGTCAGCCGTCGCCGTCGTCCCCGAGTAGGCCGGCAACGAACTCGTGCGCGTCGAACTCGCGGAGGTCCCGAACCCCCTCGCCGACGCCGACATACCGGACGGGAAGCCCGAGCTCGGCGCGGATCGCCACCACGATCCCACCCCGCGCCGTCCCGTCGAGCTTGGTCACCACCACCCCCGTGACACCGGCGGCCTCCACGAACGCACGGGCCTGGCTGAGGGCGTTCTGCCCGGTGGTCGCGTCGACCACGAGCAGACACTCCTGGGGGGCCCCCGGCAGCTCGCGCTCGATGGTCCGCCGCACCTTCCGCAGCTCGTCCATGAGGGTCCCGCGCGTGTGCAGGCGACCCGCCGTATCGACCAGGACGACGTCCGCGCCTCGGGCCCTGGCCGCCCTGATTCCATCGTAGGCCACGGCGGACGGATCGGCCCCCGGCCCGTGGCGGACGATGTCCGCGCCGCTCCGCTCCGCCCATACTGCCAGCTGGTCGATGGCGGCGGCGCGGAACGTATCGGCGGCGACGATCAGGACCTTGCGACCAGCCTCCCGGTGCGCCGCTGCCAGCTTGCCGATGGTCGTCGTCTTGCCGACGCCGTTGACCCCCGTGACCAGGATCACCCACGGCCTCGCCGCGGGCGTCACGGGGCCACCGCCTCCCACCACCTCCAGGATGTCGGCGCGCAGCTCCGTCCGGATGCCCTCGCCCCCGGCGTCCTTCCCGAGCCGGGAGCGAAGCCGTGCGAGCAAGCTCGCGGTCGTCCGGGCCCCCACGTCGGCGCCGATCAGCGCCTCCTCCAGCGCTTCGTACACCGAATCCGCGGATCCCCGCCGCCCGAGGGCGGCGTCGAGCTGCTCGCGCAGCTTTCGACGCGTGCCATCGAGCGCCTGCCGCAGGCCTCGCGCCGGACGCTCCGGCGCCGACATGACCTCCAAGGGAGGTGCTTCCGCACCGACGCCCTGCCGGCGTGCCCGTCGAAATCCCCAAACGAGCAGCCCCGC
Encoded here:
- a CDS encoding 5-formyltetrahydrofolate cyclo-ligase produces the protein MGGFDDAGKTRLRREFAGRRRALSEAEVASASRAICAWIVSSAEFRETRHLVLYSPRANEVDPGEVAKRASEQGLPTYYPRVEGDDLAFRRAVAADLHPGPFGVEEPPSGAARLPGDAAGVLVLVPGVAFDRRGGRLGSGRGYYDRALPTLRHATRFGLAAEALVVDRLPQDPWDVCMNAVVTERGILPTPTATTVHSGELT
- the ftsY gene encoding signal recognition particle-docking protein FtsY, which codes for MDVVVIGAAAAAVAAGLLVWGFRRARRQGVGAEAPPLEVMSAPERPARGLRQALDGTRRKLREQLDAALGRRGSADSVYEALEEALIGADVGARTTASLLARLRSRLGKDAGGEGIRTELRADILEVVGGGGPVTPAARPWVILVTGVNGVGKTTTIGKLAAAHREAGRKVLIVAADTFRAAAIDQLAVWAERSGADIVRHGPGADPSAVAYDGIRAARARGADVVLVDTAGRLHTRGTLMDELRKVRRTIERELPGAPQECLLVVDATTGQNALSQARAFVEAAGVTGVVVTKLDGTARGGIVVAIRAELGLPVRYVGVGEGVRDLREFDAHEFVAGLLGDDGDG